In Lotus japonicus ecotype B-129 chromosome 5, LjGifu_v1.2, one genomic interval encodes:
- the LOC130719394 gene encoding uncharacterized protein LOC130719394 codes for MRGFRNEIEKAVRPLGIRVYQQLVEKAREVEAMENRQRGRPENGGSVRPGQNQPGRFNGQRPVGKFDKGKAPMRKPYQRPAAQVPNVVRGATPVSKEDVTCYKCNEKGHYANECGKEIVCWRCRKPGHVERNCPSAAKAEPVLNTARGRRPSAPGRVFAISGEQAAVTDDLI; via the coding sequence ATGCGAGGGTTCAGGAATGAGATTGAGAAGGCTGTGAGGCCTTTGGGAATCAGGGTCTACCAACAGCTAGTGGAGAAGGCCCGTGAAGTCGAGGCTATGGAAAACAGGCAGAGAGGCCGCCCAGAGAACGGAGGATCAGTACGCCCGGGACAGAATCAACCGGGAAGATTCAATGGACAGAGACCAGTGGGGAAGTTCGATAAGGGCAAGGCGCCAATGAGAAAGCCTTACCAACGCCCAGCTGCCCAAGTGCCAAATGTTGTGAGGGGAGCAACCCCTGTTTCAAAGGAAGATGTGACCTGCTACAAGTGCAATGAGAAaggacactatgctaatgaaTGTGGCAAGGAGATTGTATGCTGGAGATGCCGAAAACCAGGACATGTGGAGAGAAATTGCCCGAGTGCTGCTAAAGCTGAGCCAGTGCTGAATACCGCCAGAGGGAGACGACCATCTGCTCCAGGTCGTGTCTTTGCTATTTCTGGCGAACAGGCCGCTGTTACTGATGACCTTATCTAG